The following proteins are co-located in the Apium graveolens cultivar Ventura chromosome 5, ASM990537v1, whole genome shotgun sequence genome:
- the LOC141724598 gene encoding NADP-dependent malic enzyme-like translates to MQRAVKISVVAISLSEQITRRRGLCCCWFASMDEKKDGSSTTVDTRSTVGGGVQDVYGEDCATEDQLITPWTLSVASGYNLLRDPRHNKGLAFTHKERDAHYLRGLLPPAVISQQLQEKRLMQNLRSFEAPLHKYITLMELLDRDEKLFFKLLVDYMEELLPIIYTPTVGEACQKYGSIFRRPRGLYISLNEKGKILEVLKNWPEKSIQVIVVTDGERILGLGDLGCQGMGIPVGKLALYTALGGVRPSACLPINIDVGTNNEKLLNDEFYIGIRQRREIGKEYRDFLHEFMTAIKQNYGEKVLVQFEDFANHNAFELLEKYGPTHLVFNDDIQGTAAVVLSGLVAALKSLGGTLADHTFLFFGAGEAGTGIAELLALEMWHQAKLPLDESRKKIWFVDSKGLIVSSRMESLQLFKKPWAHDHEPLTNLVDIVKAIKPTALIGTSGQGKTFTKEVIEAMASLNKKPLIMALSNPTTQSECTAEEAYYWTEGRAIFASGSPFNPVEYKGKVFFPGQANNAYVFPGFGLGLVMSGSIRVHKEMLLAASEALAGEVTEEDCQKGMIYPPIPNIRKISAHVAASVAAKAYEIGVATRLPRPENLVKFAESCMYNPSYRSYR, encoded by the exons ATGCAACGAGCAGTGAAAATCAGTGTGGTTGCAATTAGTTTGAGTGAGCAAATAACAAGAAGAAGAGGCTTGTGTTGTTGTTGGTTTGCAAGTATGGATGAGAAGAAAGATGGTAGCAGTACTACTGTTGATACTAGATCCACCGTGGGCGGTGGTGTTCAAGATGTGTATGGCGAGGATTGTGCTACTGAGGATCAGCTTATCACCCCCTGGACCCTCTCTGTTGCCAG TGGCTATAACTTACTGAGAGATCCTCGACACAACAAGGGATTGGCTTTTACTCATAAGGAGAGAGATGCACATTACTTGCGTGGCCTTCTTCCTCCAGCGGTTATAAGCCAGCAACTTCAg GAGAAGAGATTGATGCAAAATCTTCGGAGTTTTGAAGCTCCATTGCACAAGTACATAACTTTGATGGAATTACTG GATAGAGATGAGAAGTTATTCTTTAAGCTTCTGGTCGATTACATGGAGGAACTTCTGCCTATTATTTACACTCCAACTGTTGGCGAGGCTTGCCAAAAATATGGTAGCATATTTAGGCGTCCGCGCGGACTTTACATCAGCTTAAATGAGAA GGGAAAGATTCTCGAGGTATTGAAGAACTGGCCGGAGAAGAGTATTCAAGTTATTGTTGTGACTGATGGTGAGAGAATTTTGGGACTTGGGGACCTTGGTTGCCAG GGAATGGGCATACCTGTTGGTAAACTTGCGCTGTACACCGCACTCGGGGGAGTTAGACCTTCAGCG TGCTTGCCTATAAATATTGATGTCGGTACCAATAATGAGAAGTTGCTGAATGATGAATTCTACATTGGAATCAGGCAAAGGAGGGAGATTGGGAAG GAGTATAGAGATTTTCTGCATGAATTTATGACCGCCATCAAGCAGAACTATGGTGAAAAGGTCTTAGTACAG TTTGAAGATTTTGCGAACCATAATGCTTTTGAGCTATTGGAAAAGTATGGCCCTACCCATCTGgtcttcaatgatgatattcaG GGTACAGCAGCTGTGGTTTTATCAGGGCTAGTTGCAGCACTGAAATCGCTCGGAGGAACATTGGCTGATCACACATTTCTGTTCTTTGGCGCTGGGGAA GCTGGTACAGGTATAGCTGAACTACTAGCTCTTGAGATGTGGCACCAG GCAAAACTTCCGTTGGATGAGTCCCGTAAAAAGATCTGGTTTGTAGACTCAAAG GGTTTGATAGTTAGTTCTCGTATGGAATCGCTCCAGCTCTTCAAAAAGCCTTGGGCTCATGACCACGAACCTCTTACAAATCTTGTGGATATTGTCAAG GCTATCAAGCCCACAGCCTTAATCGGCACATCTGGGCAGGGAAAGACCTTTACAAAGGAGGTCATTGAAGCTATGGCCTCCCTGAATAAG AAACCTCTTATTATGGCACTCTCCAATCCAACCACTCAATCTGAGTGCACTGCTGAGGAAGCTTATTACTGGACGGAG GGGAGAGCAATTTTTGCTAGCGGGAGCCCATTTAACCCCGTAGAGTATAAAGGAAAAGTTTTCTTTCCTGGACAG GCAAACAATGCTTATGTTTTCCCTGGATTCGGCCTTGGGTTGGTCATGTCTGGTTCAATTCGTGTGCACAAGGAAATGCTTCTTGCAGCTT CTGAAGCGTTGGCTGGTGAGGTAACAGAAGAGGACTGCCAAAAGGGAATGATTTACCCACCAATTCCTAATATACGGAAGATATCTGCGCATGTTGCAGCTAGTGTAGCTGCTAAGGCATACGAAATTG GTGTAGCAACACGACTACCTCGGCCTGAAAATTTGGTGAAGTTTGCGGAGAGCTGCATGTATAATCCTAGTTACCGTAGTTATCGCTGA